The Leifsonia xyli genomic sequence CGAGCACCAGCAGCACTCCGAGCGCCGCCAGCCCGAACCACCCCCGGAACCCGCTCGCCTGCCCGATGAACCCGAGGGTCACGAGGCCGGCCGAGACGAGGGTGAGGAAGATCGCGATCCGGGTCAGCACCTCGCTCTGCGTGGTGCTGCGGGACGCGAGCAGGCTCCAGTGCTCGGTCGCCAGCAGCTGGGCGCGGAGGCTGCGCTGCGCCGGTGTGAGGCCGTCGTCCGACGGTGGAGTGGCCGTCATGCGGCCATTGTGCTCGCCCACCGCTCGCTCGCACCAGCGAGCGCCGCCGTTTGTAACGAGTGCGCCTGCGCGAACAGCGGCGAATGTTACAAACCGCGGCGCTCACGATCGCAAGACCGCCAGAAGGACCGAATCGGAGGGGATGACGGGAATCGAACCCGCGTAATCAGTTTGGAAGACTGAGGCTCTACCATTGAGCTACATCCCCGGGGCCGCACCGGCGGCGCCATGGCCACCTTCTGCGCGGTGGCCGGAGACCATCGTAGTACACGCGCCGCGGCCGAGCGTGCAGTAGACTCGGGGACGGTCTTTCGCACCGCTTCAAGCCGGGGCGTAGCTCAGCTTGGCTAGAGCGCCCGCTTTGGGAGCGGGAGGTCGCAGGTTCGAATCCTGTCGCCCCGACGAGGACCTCGTTCCTTGCGAGAAGACCATCGTTCGAACATTCAGGAGAACCCAGACATCGTGAAGACCACGGTCGAGAAGCTCAGCCCCACGCGCACCAAGCTCGTCATCTCGGTGACGCCGGAGGAGCTGCAGCCGTCCATCAAGCACGCCTACGAGCACATCGCGGAGCAGGTGAGCATCCCCGGTTTCCGCAAGGGCAAGGTGCCGCCGCCCATCATCGACCAGCGGGTCGGCAAGGCCGCCGTCCTGGAGCACGCGGTCAACGAGGGTCTGGACGGGTTCTACCGCCAGGCCATCGAGGAGAACGACGTGCGCCCGCTCGGCCGTCCGGAGGCGGACATCACCGAGTGGCCGAACGAGAAGGACTTCTCGGGCGACCTGCTCCTCACCATCGAGGTCGACACACGCCCCGAGGTGACCATCCCGTCCTTCGACGACATTACGATCACGGTCGACGCGGCCGAGGTCGGCGTCGACGACGTCGAGGAGGAGCTGGACCGCCTCCGCAGCCGCTTCGGCACCCTCGTGACCGTGGACCGCCCGGCCAAGACCGGCGACTTCGCGCAGATCGACCTGACCGCCGAGATCGGCGGCGAGGAGGTCGACACCGCCGCCAACATCTCGTACGAGATCGGTTCCGGCGAGCTGATCGACGGCATCGACGAGGCGCTCGACACCCTCACCGCCGGCGAGACCACCACCTTCGAGGCACCGCTCATGGGCGGCGACCACGAGGGCGAGAACGCTCAGATCACCGTCACGCTGAACGCCGTCAAGGAGCGCGAGCTCCCGGAGGCCGACGACGACTTCGCGCAGATCGCCAGCGAGTTCGACACCATTGGCGAGCTGCGCCAGAGCCTGCGCGCCCAGGTCGAGCGCGCCAAGGTCTTCGGCCAGGGCACCGCCGCGCGCGACCAGCTGGTCGACACGCTGCTCGAGCTGGTCGAGATCCCGGTTCCGGAGCAGCTGGTCGAGGACGAGGTCCACCGCCACCTGGAGCAGGAGAACCGCCTCGAGGACGACGTGCACCGCGCCGAGGTCAAGGAGTCCAGCGAGAAGACG encodes the following:
- a CDS encoding trigger factor produces the protein MKTTVEKLSPTRTKLVISVTPEELQPSIKHAYEHIAEQVSIPGFRKGKVPPPIIDQRVGKAAVLEHAVNEGLDGFYRQAIEENDVRPLGRPEADITEWPNEKDFSGDLLLTIEVDTRPEVTIPSFDDITITVDAAEVGVDDVEEELDRLRSRFGTLVTVDRPAKTGDFAQIDLTAEIGGEEVDTAANISYEIGSGELIDGIDEALDTLTAGETTTFEAPLMGGDHEGENAQITVTLNAVKERELPEADDDFAQIASEFDTIGELRQSLRAQVERAKVFGQGTAARDQLVDTLLELVEIPVPEQLVEDEVHRHLEQENRLEDDVHRAEVKESSEKTFKTQILLDEVAQNEDIKVSQDELTQYLVQGAAQYGMDPNEFVKILSENGQIPSMVGEVARNKALAIILGKVKVVDSNGKPVDLAEFTAIADADADADDTADEAADSSEAAEAPAEPAADEAPAAEEKPKKRSTKKKADDK